The following proteins come from a genomic window of Lolium rigidum isolate FL_2022 chromosome 5, APGP_CSIRO_Lrig_0.1, whole genome shotgun sequence:
- the LOC124653098 gene encoding protein DETOXIFICATION 44, chloroplastic-like isoform X3, which yields MLQTSGSAELAAVGVSISVFNLVSKLFNVPLLNVTTSFVAEQQAIDVDYGGPGKNEFRRFSDKLAGQRKSLPAVTTSLALAAGIGLMETVALVFGSGTLMDIIGIPMDSPVRIPAEQFLTFRAYGAPPIIVALAAQGAFRGLMDTKTPLYAIGVGNLVNAILDAILVFPLGLGVRGAALATVTSEYLIACILLWKLNRKVVLFSGNIIGGGVLRYLKSGGLLIGRTVAVLLTMTLSTSLVAREGPVPMAGHQLCLQVWLTISLLNDALALAGQALLATEYTKRNYKQARMVLYRVLQIGGVSGMALAVILYFGFGSFSLLFTDDPAVLDIAKSGVWFVAISQPINAIAFVVDGLYYGVSDFAYAAYSMFFAGAVSSAFLLVVAPEFGLGGVWAGLVLFMSLRAVAGLWRLGSKGGPWNLIFSDTELHDTV from the exons ATGCTACAAACTTCAG GCTCAGCTGAACTTGCTGCTGTTGGTGTATCGATTTCGGTCTTTAATTTGGTGTCGAAGTTGTTTAATGTTCCACTTCTTAATGTGACAACATCCTTTGTTGCTGAGCAGCAGGCAATCGATGTTGATTATGGAGGACCAGGGAAAA ATGAATTTCGAAGATTTTCAGATAAGTTGGCTGGACAAAGGAAGTCTCTTCCAGCGGTTACAACATCAttggctctagctgctggtattGGGTTGATGGAAACCGTGGCACTTGTTTTTGGATCTGGGACACTGATGGACATTATCGGTATACCCATG GATTCTCCAGTGCGAATACCAGCAGAGCAATTTCTTACTTTTAGGGCATATGGTGCTCCACCTATCATAGTAGCACTTGCAGCACAGGGTGCATTTCGTGGGTTGATGGATACAAAGACTCCTTTGTATGCTATTG GTGTAGGTAACCTAGTAAATGCAATACTTGATGCCATACTTGTTTTTCCGCTTGGTCTAGGAGTAAGAGGTGCTGCCCTGGCAACTGTCACCTCTGA GTACTTGATAGCTTGCATCCTACTCTGGAAGTTGAATAGAAAAGTAGTACTCTTCTCAGGAAACATCATTGGTGGGGGAGTACTCCGATATCTGAAATCAG GTGGATTGCTGATTGGTAGAACTGTCGCAGTACTCCTCACCATGACACTGTCAACATCCCTTGTTGCAAGGGAAGGACCTGTTCCAATGGCTGGTCATCAGTTATGCTTGCAAGTATGGTTAACAATCTCTCTACTCAATGATGCACTAGCTCTTGCTGGACAG GCTCTACTTGCAACTGAATATACGAAAAGGAATTACAAGCAGGCCCGCATGGTTCTATACAGAGTTCTGCAG ATTGGAGGTGTGAGTGGTATGGCATTGGCTGTGATCCTATACTTTGgatttgggtctttctccttgctGTTCACTGATGATCCAGCTGTTTTGGACATTGCCAAATCCGGAGTCTGG TTTGTCGCCATTTCTCAGCCAATAAATGCTATTGCTTTTGTGGTCGATGGGCTGTACTACGGTGTATCGGACTTCGCATATGCCGCGTACTCCATG TTCTTCGCAGGAGCAGTCTCATCTGCATTCCTACTTGTGGTTGCTCCTGAGTTCGGCCTCGGGGGCGTCTGGGCTGGTCTCGTTCTTTTCATGAGTTTGCGGGCAGTTGCGGGTTTGTGGAG GTTAGGGAGCAAAGGTGGACCCTGGAATTTGATCTTCTCAGATACTGAGTTACATGACACAGTGTGA
- the LOC124653098 gene encoding protein DETOXIFICATION 44, chloroplastic-like isoform X4, whose product METVALVFGSGTLMDIIGIPMDSPVRIPAEQFLTFRAYGAPPIIVALAAQGAFRGLMDTKTPLYAIGVGNLVNAILDAILVFPLGLGVRGAALATVTSEYLIACILLWKLNRKVVLFSGNIIGGGVLRYLKSGGLLIGRTVAVLLTMTLSTSLVAREGPVPMAGHQLCLQVWLTISLLNDALALAGQALLATEYTKRNYKQARMVLYRVLQIGGVSGMALAVILYFGFGSFSLLFTDDPAVLDIAKSGVWFVAISQPINAIAFVVDGLYYGVSDFAYAAYSMFFAGAVSSAFLLVVAPEFGLGGVWAGLVLFMSLRAVAGLWRLGSKGGPWNLIFSDTELHDTV is encoded by the exons ATGGAAACCGTGGCACTTGTTTTTGGATCTGGGACACTGATGGACATTATCGGTATACCCATG GATTCTCCAGTGCGAATACCAGCAGAGCAATTTCTTACTTTTAGGGCATATGGTGCTCCACCTATCATAGTAGCACTTGCAGCACAGGGTGCATTTCGTGGGTTGATGGATACAAAGACTCCTTTGTATGCTATTG GTGTAGGTAACCTAGTAAATGCAATACTTGATGCCATACTTGTTTTTCCGCTTGGTCTAGGAGTAAGAGGTGCTGCCCTGGCAACTGTCACCTCTGA GTACTTGATAGCTTGCATCCTACTCTGGAAGTTGAATAGAAAAGTAGTACTCTTCTCAGGAAACATCATTGGTGGGGGAGTACTCCGATATCTGAAATCAG GTGGATTGCTGATTGGTAGAACTGTCGCAGTACTCCTCACCATGACACTGTCAACATCCCTTGTTGCAAGGGAAGGACCTGTTCCAATGGCTGGTCATCAGTTATGCTTGCAAGTATGGTTAACAATCTCTCTACTCAATGATGCACTAGCTCTTGCTGGACAG GCTCTACTTGCAACTGAATATACGAAAAGGAATTACAAGCAGGCCCGCATGGTTCTATACAGAGTTCTGCAG ATTGGAGGTGTGAGTGGTATGGCATTGGCTGTGATCCTATACTTTGgatttgggtctttctccttgctGTTCACTGATGATCCAGCTGTTTTGGACATTGCCAAATCCGGAGTCTGG TTTGTCGCCATTTCTCAGCCAATAAATGCTATTGCTTTTGTGGTCGATGGGCTGTACTACGGTGTATCGGACTTCGCATATGCCGCGTACTCCATG TTCTTCGCAGGAGCAGTCTCATCTGCATTCCTACTTGTGGTTGCTCCTGAGTTCGGCCTCGGGGGCGTCTGGGCTGGTCTCGTTCTTTTCATGAGTTTGCGGGCAGTTGCGGGTTTGTGGAG GTTAGGGAGCAAAGGTGGACCCTGGAATTTGATCTTCTCAGATACTGAGTTACATGACACAGTGTGA
- the LOC124653099 gene encoding macrophage migration inhibitory factor homolog isoform X1, whose protein sequence is MPCLNVSTNVNLEGVDTSAILADASSTVAAIIGKPEAYVMVVLKGSVPLAFGGTQEPAAYGELVSIGGLNPDVNKKLSAGIASILESKLSIPKSRFYLKFHDSKRSDFGWNGTTF, encoded by the exons ATGCCGTGCCTGAACGTGTCGACGAACGTGAACCTGGAGGGCGTGGACACCTCCGCCATCCTCGCCGACGCCTCCAGcaccgtcgccgccatcatcggcAAGCCGGAGGCC TATGTGATGGTTGTTCTCAAGGGTTCAGTGCCCTTGGCGTTCGGCGGTACCCAGGAGCCTGCAGCCTATGGTGAGCTGGTTTCCATCGGAGGGCTGAACCCTGATGTCAACAAGAAGCTGAGTGCCGGCATTGCATCGATCCTGGAGTCGAAGCTGTCCATccccaagtcccgcttctacctCAAGTTCCACGACTCAAAG CGCTCGGACTTCGGATGGAACGGAACCACCTTCTAG
- the LOC124653098 gene encoding protein DETOXIFICATION 44, chloroplastic-like isoform X2, translating to MRAVAGAAAVLTLAPYPSPEHVSTMPSCRLRRRRTAAARRWRTSRCRGKPTVDGVVDDGEDVSRESEAEREEDVVSGRGVLGWLRLDGVGMGILSIAAPAVLALAADPIAALVDTAFVGHLGSAELAAVGVSISVFNLVSKLFNVPLLNVTTSFVAEQQAIDVDYGGPGKNKLAGQRKSLPAVTTSLALAAGIGLMETVALVFGSGTLMDIIGIPMDSPVRIPAEQFLTFRAYGAPPIIVALAAQGAFRGLMDTKTPLYAIGVGNLVNAILDAILVFPLGLGVRGAALATVTSEYLIACILLWKLNRKVVLFSGNIIGGGVLRYLKSGGLLIGRTVAVLLTMTLSTSLVAREGPVPMAGHQLCLQVWLTISLLNDALALAGQALLATEYTKRNYKQARMVLYRVLQIGGVSGMALAVILYFGFGSFSLLFTDDPAVLDIAKSGVWFVAISQPINAIAFVVDGLYYGVSDFAYAAYSMFFAGAVSSAFLLVVAPEFGLGGVWAGLVLFMSLRAVAGLWRLGSKGGPWNLIFSDTELHDTV from the exons ATGAGggccgtcgccggcgccgccgccgtgcttACCCTGGCCCCTTACCCGAGTCCGGAACATGTCTCCACCATGCCTTCCTGCCGCCTCCGTCGCCGCCGTACTGCTGCCGCTCGTCGCTGGCGCACTTCACGGTGCCGCGGGAAGCCGACAGTCGATGGcgtggtcgacgacggcgaggacgtTTCTCGGGAGTCAGAGGCTGAGAGGGAGGAGGATGTAGTTTCGGGGCGCGGGGTGCTAGGGTGGCTCAGGCTAGATGGGGTTGGGATGGGCATCCTGAGCATCGCCGCGCCCGCTGTGCTcgcgctcgccgccgaccccatcGCCGCGCTCGTCGACACCGCCTTCGTCGGACATCTAG GCTCAGCTGAACTTGCTGCTGTTGGTGTATCGATTTCGGTCTTTAATTTGGTGTCGAAGTTGTTTAATGTTCCACTTCTTAATGTGACAACATCCTTTGTTGCTGAGCAGCAGGCAATCGATGTTGATTATGGAGGACCAGGGAAAA ATAAGTTGGCTGGACAAAGGAAGTCTCTTCCAGCGGTTACAACATCAttggctctagctgctggtattGGGTTGATGGAAACCGTGGCACTTGTTTTTGGATCTGGGACACTGATGGACATTATCGGTATACCCATG GATTCTCCAGTGCGAATACCAGCAGAGCAATTTCTTACTTTTAGGGCATATGGTGCTCCACCTATCATAGTAGCACTTGCAGCACAGGGTGCATTTCGTGGGTTGATGGATACAAAGACTCCTTTGTATGCTATTG GTGTAGGTAACCTAGTAAATGCAATACTTGATGCCATACTTGTTTTTCCGCTTGGTCTAGGAGTAAGAGGTGCTGCCCTGGCAACTGTCACCTCTGA GTACTTGATAGCTTGCATCCTACTCTGGAAGTTGAATAGAAAAGTAGTACTCTTCTCAGGAAACATCATTGGTGGGGGAGTACTCCGATATCTGAAATCAG GTGGATTGCTGATTGGTAGAACTGTCGCAGTACTCCTCACCATGACACTGTCAACATCCCTTGTTGCAAGGGAAGGACCTGTTCCAATGGCTGGTCATCAGTTATGCTTGCAAGTATGGTTAACAATCTCTCTACTCAATGATGCACTAGCTCTTGCTGGACAG GCTCTACTTGCAACTGAATATACGAAAAGGAATTACAAGCAGGCCCGCATGGTTCTATACAGAGTTCTGCAG ATTGGAGGTGTGAGTGGTATGGCATTGGCTGTGATCCTATACTTTGgatttgggtctttctccttgctGTTCACTGATGATCCAGCTGTTTTGGACATTGCCAAATCCGGAGTCTGG TTTGTCGCCATTTCTCAGCCAATAAATGCTATTGCTTTTGTGGTCGATGGGCTGTACTACGGTGTATCGGACTTCGCATATGCCGCGTACTCCATG TTCTTCGCAGGAGCAGTCTCATCTGCATTCCTACTTGTGGTTGCTCCTGAGTTCGGCCTCGGGGGCGTCTGGGCTGGTCTCGTTCTTTTCATGAGTTTGCGGGCAGTTGCGGGTTTGTGGAG GTTAGGGAGCAAAGGTGGACCCTGGAATTTGATCTTCTCAGATACTGAGTTACATGACACAGTGTGA
- the LOC124653098 gene encoding protein DETOXIFICATION 44, chloroplastic-like isoform X1, protein MRAVAGAAAVLTLAPYPSPEHVSTMPSCRLRRRRTAAARRWRTSRCRGKPTVDGVVDDGEDVSRESEAEREEDVVSGRGVLGWLRLDGVGMGILSIAAPAVLALAADPIAALVDTAFVGHLGSAELAAVGVSISVFNLVSKLFNVPLLNVTTSFVAEQQAIDVDYGGPGKNEFRRFSDKLAGQRKSLPAVTTSLALAAGIGLMETVALVFGSGTLMDIIGIPMDSPVRIPAEQFLTFRAYGAPPIIVALAAQGAFRGLMDTKTPLYAIGVGNLVNAILDAILVFPLGLGVRGAALATVTSEYLIACILLWKLNRKVVLFSGNIIGGGVLRYLKSGGLLIGRTVAVLLTMTLSTSLVAREGPVPMAGHQLCLQVWLTISLLNDALALAGQALLATEYTKRNYKQARMVLYRVLQIGGVSGMALAVILYFGFGSFSLLFTDDPAVLDIAKSGVWFVAISQPINAIAFVVDGLYYGVSDFAYAAYSMFFAGAVSSAFLLVVAPEFGLGGVWAGLVLFMSLRAVAGLWRLGSKGGPWNLIFSDTELHDTV, encoded by the exons ATGAGggccgtcgccggcgccgccgccgtgcttACCCTGGCCCCTTACCCGAGTCCGGAACATGTCTCCACCATGCCTTCCTGCCGCCTCCGTCGCCGCCGTACTGCTGCCGCTCGTCGCTGGCGCACTTCACGGTGCCGCGGGAAGCCGACAGTCGATGGcgtggtcgacgacggcgaggacgtTTCTCGGGAGTCAGAGGCTGAGAGGGAGGAGGATGTAGTTTCGGGGCGCGGGGTGCTAGGGTGGCTCAGGCTAGATGGGGTTGGGATGGGCATCCTGAGCATCGCCGCGCCCGCTGTGCTcgcgctcgccgccgaccccatcGCCGCGCTCGTCGACACCGCCTTCGTCGGACATCTAG GCTCAGCTGAACTTGCTGCTGTTGGTGTATCGATTTCGGTCTTTAATTTGGTGTCGAAGTTGTTTAATGTTCCACTTCTTAATGTGACAACATCCTTTGTTGCTGAGCAGCAGGCAATCGATGTTGATTATGGAGGACCAGGGAAAA ATGAATTTCGAAGATTTTCAGATAAGTTGGCTGGACAAAGGAAGTCTCTTCCAGCGGTTACAACATCAttggctctagctgctggtattGGGTTGATGGAAACCGTGGCACTTGTTTTTGGATCTGGGACACTGATGGACATTATCGGTATACCCATG GATTCTCCAGTGCGAATACCAGCAGAGCAATTTCTTACTTTTAGGGCATATGGTGCTCCACCTATCATAGTAGCACTTGCAGCACAGGGTGCATTTCGTGGGTTGATGGATACAAAGACTCCTTTGTATGCTATTG GTGTAGGTAACCTAGTAAATGCAATACTTGATGCCATACTTGTTTTTCCGCTTGGTCTAGGAGTAAGAGGTGCTGCCCTGGCAACTGTCACCTCTGA GTACTTGATAGCTTGCATCCTACTCTGGAAGTTGAATAGAAAAGTAGTACTCTTCTCAGGAAACATCATTGGTGGGGGAGTACTCCGATATCTGAAATCAG GTGGATTGCTGATTGGTAGAACTGTCGCAGTACTCCTCACCATGACACTGTCAACATCCCTTGTTGCAAGGGAAGGACCTGTTCCAATGGCTGGTCATCAGTTATGCTTGCAAGTATGGTTAACAATCTCTCTACTCAATGATGCACTAGCTCTTGCTGGACAG GCTCTACTTGCAACTGAATATACGAAAAGGAATTACAAGCAGGCCCGCATGGTTCTATACAGAGTTCTGCAG ATTGGAGGTGTGAGTGGTATGGCATTGGCTGTGATCCTATACTTTGgatttgggtctttctccttgctGTTCACTGATGATCCAGCTGTTTTGGACATTGCCAAATCCGGAGTCTGG TTTGTCGCCATTTCTCAGCCAATAAATGCTATTGCTTTTGTGGTCGATGGGCTGTACTACGGTGTATCGGACTTCGCATATGCCGCGTACTCCATG TTCTTCGCAGGAGCAGTCTCATCTGCATTCCTACTTGTGGTTGCTCCTGAGTTCGGCCTCGGGGGCGTCTGGGCTGGTCTCGTTCTTTTCATGAGTTTGCGGGCAGTTGCGGGTTTGTGGAG GTTAGGGAGCAAAGGTGGACCCTGGAATTTGATCTTCTCAGATACTGAGTTACATGACACAGTGTGA
- the LOC124653100 gene encoding uncharacterized protein LOC124653100: protein MRFAGWYLKIAAGGAAIGACMELFMIHTGFYEQVTMLESEKRAWESSPEAQAMREALNPWHKRDEKGDEKEK from the exons ATGAGGTTCGCGGGGTGGTACCTGAAGAtcgccgccggcggcgcggccatagGCGCCTGCATGGAGCTGTTCATGATCCACACCGGCTTCT ATGAGCAGGTAACGATGCTGGAGTCGGAAAAAAGAGCTTGGGAAAGCAGTCCAGAAGCACAAGCTATGAGAGAAGCCTTGAATCCATGGCACAAGCGTGATGAAAAGGGTGATGAAAAAGAGAAATGA
- the LOC124653099 gene encoding macrophage migration inhibitory factor homolog isoform X2: MPCLNVSTNVNLEGVDTSAILADASSTVAAIIGKPEAYVMVVLKGSVPLAFGGTQEPAAYGELVSIGGLNPDVNKKLSAGIASILESKLSIPKSRFYLKFHDSKAHRAQEHAQCLHALHQE; encoded by the exons ATGCCGTGCCTGAACGTGTCGACGAACGTGAACCTGGAGGGCGTGGACACCTCCGCCATCCTCGCCGACGCCTCCAGcaccgtcgccgccatcatcggcAAGCCGGAGGCC TATGTGATGGTTGTTCTCAAGGGTTCAGTGCCCTTGGCGTTCGGCGGTACCCAGGAGCCTGCAGCCTATGGTGAGCTGGTTTCCATCGGAGGGCTGAACCCTGATGTCAACAAGAAGCTGAGTGCCGGCATTGCATCGATCCTGGAGTCGAAGCTGTCCATccccaagtcccgcttctacctCAAGTTCCACGACTCAAAG GCCCACCGTGCACAAGAACATGCTCAATGTTTGCACGCTTTGCATCAAGAGTAG